CAAGCATGCGTGCAGTCAAACGTTTCATAAACACCTCCGTATATGGAAAATAAATCTATTGTCTTTATTTTACTATGCGGCCATTCGCTTGTCTGATAAAAAAATATATTTTCTGATAATTTTATCTATACAAAATAGTAGGCAATTTCATGGTTAATGTTATATACTAAATTTGAATAGTATGACACAATTGAACGAAGGGGTGATTAATTGTACGTTTACCCCTTTAAATGAACAAGGTTGATACATAAGATATATTGAAAAGTCAGAAAGGAGATGAGCATAAATTGGACAGGAGAGAAGTGGTTTATGTTGTCTCTGATTCCGTGGGAGAAACAGCGGAATTTGTTGTGAAAGCCGTTTCAACACAGTTTAACGGCGGGCACGTCGATATAAGGAGAAACTCATTCGTCCAAAGCGAAGAGGATATTGATGAAATAATCAATATGGCCAGTGAGAATTCCTCCATAATTGCCTATACGATTGTCATCCCATCCTTGAAGGAGTATCTTGACCGGCAAGCAGCATTAGCAAATATTCAAGCGATTGATCTTCTTCATCCGTTAATGAACGCCTTTGAAGAAAAGTTTCATAAGGAAGCCAATCATCGATCGGGCTTGATGAGACAGCTTGATGATGATTATTTTCGTAAAGTGGAAGCAGTGGAGTTTGCCGTCAAATATGATGATGGACAAGACCCTAGAGGCATGCTCATTGCAGATGTTGTTTTGATTGGTGTCT
This DNA window, taken from Pradoshia eiseniae, encodes the following:
- a CDS encoding pyruvate, water dikinase regulatory protein — protein: MDRREVVYVVSDSVGETAEFVVKAVSTQFNGGHVDIRRNSFVQSEEDIDEIINMASENSSIIAYTIVIPSLKEYLDRQAALANIQAIDLLHPLMNAFEEKFHKEANHRSGLMRQLDDDYFRKVEAVEFAVKYDDGQDPRGMLIADVVLIGVSRTSKTPLSMYLAHKGYKVANVPLVPEVSPPDELFKIKKSKCFGLIITPDKLNAIRKERLKSLGLTSKASYASYERILEELDYAEKIMKRVGCPVINVSDKAVEETASVILDILKNERSYK